One region of Enterobacter ludwigii genomic DNA includes:
- the amiC gene encoding N-acetylmuramoyl-L-alanine amidase AmiC, whose translation MSGSNSAISRRRLLKGAGAMWLLSVSQVGLAATSQVVAVRVWPSSTYTRVTVESNRVLKYKQFALSNPERVVVDLEGVNLNSVLKGMAAQIRGDDPFIKSARVGQFDPQTVRMVFELKQNVKPQLFALAPVATFKERLVMDLYPANATDIQDPLLALLEDYNQGNLEKQVPPAQSGPQPGKAGRDRPIVIMLDPGHGGEDSGAVGKYRTREKDVVLQIARRLKALIDKEGNMRAYMTRNEDVFIPLKVRVAKAQKQRADLFVSIHADAFTSRQPSGSSVFALSTKGATSTAARYLADTQNASDLIGGVGKSGDRYVDHTMFDMVQSLTINDSLKFGKAVLGKLGNINKLHKNSVEQAGFAVLKAPDIPSILVETAFISNVEEERKLKTAKFQQEVAESILAGIRAYFSDGATLARRG comes from the coding sequence ATGTCGGGATCCAACTCAGCAATAAGCCGTCGCCGTTTGTTAAAAGGGGCCGGGGCAATGTGGTTGCTTAGCGTCAGTCAGGTAGGATTAGCCGCCACAAGTCAGGTGGTGGCGGTTCGCGTCTGGCCGTCGTCGACCTATACGCGCGTGACGGTTGAATCCAATCGCGTGTTGAAATATAAGCAATTTGCCTTAAGCAATCCTGAACGCGTGGTCGTGGATCTCGAAGGGGTGAATCTCAATTCCGTGCTGAAGGGGATGGCGGCGCAGATCCGCGGTGACGATCCGTTTATTAAATCGGCGCGCGTCGGGCAGTTTGATCCGCAAACCGTGCGTATGGTGTTTGAGCTGAAGCAGAACGTTAAGCCTCAACTGTTTGCTCTCGCGCCTGTTGCGACCTTCAAAGAGCGTCTGGTAATGGATCTCTACCCGGCGAATGCGACGGACATTCAGGATCCTCTGTTGGCGTTACTGGAAGATTATAACCAGGGCAATCTTGAGAAGCAGGTTCCACCTGCGCAAAGTGGCCCACAGCCGGGTAAAGCAGGGCGCGATCGTCCGATTGTGATCATGCTTGATCCGGGGCACGGTGGGGAAGACTCGGGTGCTGTCGGAAAATATCGCACCCGCGAAAAAGACGTGGTGCTGCAAATCGCCCGCCGTCTGAAGGCGTTGATCGATAAAGAAGGCAATATGCGCGCCTATATGACGCGTAATGAAGATGTCTTTATTCCGCTGAAAGTTCGCGTGGCAAAAGCGCAGAAGCAGCGCGCCGATTTGTTTGTGTCTATCCATGCGGATGCGTTTACCAGCCGCCAGCCAAGCGGTTCTTCGGTGTTTGCGCTCTCAACCAAAGGGGCGACCAGTACTGCCGCGAGATATCTCGCGGATACCCAGAACGCCTCGGATCTCATCGGTGGTGTGGGCAAAAGCGGCGACCGTTATGTCGATCACACCATGTTCGATATGGTGCAATCACTGACCATCAACGACAGCCTGAAATTTGGTAAAGCGGTGTTGGGCAAGCTGGGTAACATCAATAAGCTGCATAAAAACAGCGTAGAACAGGCCGGGTTTGCGGTGCTCAAGGCGCCGGACATTCCGTCCATTCTGGTAGAAACCGCGTTTATCAGTAACGTTGAAGAAGAGCGTAAGCTCAAGACGGCAAAATTCCAGCAGGAGGTAGCGGAGTCGATTCTGGCAGGGATCCGGGCGTATTTCTCTGACGGGGCGACGCTGGCGCGACGCGGGTAA
- the argA gene encoding amino-acid N-acetyltransferase produces MVKERRTELVQGFRHSVPYINAHRGKTFVIMLGGEAIEHENFSSIVNDIGLLHSLGIRLVVVYGARPQIDANLAAHHHEPIYHKHTRVTDAKTLELVKQAAGLLQLDITARLSMSLNNTPLQGAHINVVSGNFIIAQPLGVDDGVDYCHSGRIRRIDEEAIHRQLDSGAIVLMGPVAVSVTGESFNLTSEEIATQLAIKLKAEKMIGFCSSQGVVNDEGVIVPELFPNEAQARVEALEAEGDYHSGTVRFLRGAVKACRSGVRRSHLISYQEDGALLQELFSRDGIGTQIVMESAEQIRRATINDIGGILELIRPLEQQGILVRRSREQLEMEIDKFTIIQRDNLTIACAALYPFPEEKIGEMACVAVHPDYRSSSRGEMLLERVAAQARQMGLSKLFVLTTRSIHWFQERGFTPVDIDYLPETKKEMYNYQRRSKVLMADLG; encoded by the coding sequence ATGGTGAAGGAGCGTAGAACCGAACTGGTCCAGGGATTCCGCCATTCTGTTCCCTATATCAACGCCCATCGGGGAAAAACGTTTGTCATCATGCTTGGCGGCGAAGCCATTGAGCATGAAAATTTTTCCAGCATCGTCAATGACATTGGCCTGCTACACAGCCTCGGGATCCGCCTGGTGGTGGTCTATGGCGCGCGCCCGCAGATCGACGCCAACCTGGCCGCACACCACCACGAGCCGATTTACCACAAACATACCCGCGTTACGGATGCGAAAACCCTGGAGCTGGTGAAGCAAGCTGCAGGTCTGCTGCAGCTGGATATTACGGCTCGCCTGTCGATGAGCCTGAACAACACGCCATTGCAGGGTGCGCATATCAACGTCGTGAGCGGTAACTTCATCATTGCCCAGCCGCTCGGCGTGGACGATGGCGTGGACTATTGCCACAGCGGACGTATTCGTCGTATTGATGAAGAGGCAATCCACCGCCAGCTCGACAGCGGTGCCATCGTGCTGATGGGCCCGGTCGCCGTTTCCGTGACCGGAGAAAGCTTTAACCTGACGTCTGAGGAGATTGCCACGCAGCTAGCGATCAAGCTGAAGGCGGAAAAAATGATTGGGTTTTGCTCTTCCCAGGGTGTCGTAAACGATGAAGGGGTGATTGTGCCCGAACTCTTCCCTAATGAAGCCCAGGCCCGCGTAGAAGCACTGGAAGCTGAAGGTGACTACCATTCTGGTACCGTGCGTTTTCTGCGTGGTGCGGTGAAAGCCTGTCGCAGCGGCGTGCGCCGCAGCCACCTGATCAGCTATCAGGAAGACGGCGCCCTACTGCAGGAGCTGTTCTCCCGCGACGGTATTGGTACACAGATTGTGATGGAGAGTGCGGAGCAGATCCGCCGCGCCACCATCAATGATATCGGCGGTATTCTGGAACTGATCCGGCCGCTGGAGCAACAGGGTATTCTGGTGCGTCGTTCGCGGGAACAGCTGGAAATGGAGATCGACAAATTCACCATTATTCAGCGCGATAACCTGACCATTGCCTGTGCCGCCCTCTATCCATTCCCGGAAGAGAAGATCGGTGAAATGGCCTGCGTGGCGGTGCATCCTGATTACCGCAGCTCCTCACGCGGCGAAATGCTGCTTGAGCGCGTGGCAGCGCAAGCCCGCCAGATGGGCCTGAGCAAGCTGTTCGTCCTGACGACACGCAGCATTCACTGGTTCCAGGAGCGAGGATTCACGCCGGTAGATATAGATTATCTGCCAGAAACGAAGAAAGAGATGTACAACTATCAGCGCCGCTCAAAAGTGCTGATGGCTGATCTGGGATAA